A stretch of Treponema vincentii F0403 DNA encodes these proteins:
- a CDS encoding tRNA threonylcarbamoyladenosine dehydratase encodes MCDTYNAEPAAGDDEPLFIRSRALIGTEGIERLRKLRVAVFGIGGVGGYTVEALARAGVGTLYLIDGDRVSPSNLNRQLYALHSTVGQYKTAAAAARIADINPACTVHQIIRHILPDADGSLSFLPFLSDIDFIVDAVDTIALKAALAAEAEARGIPIIAAMGCGNKLRADLFQFADIYGTSVCPLCKTMRGLLKKRGIKKLRVLYSQEVPTARSRPPSSVSWVPAAAGILLAGDLLSQVLQY; translated from the coding sequence ATGTGCGATACATACAATGCGGAACCGGCCGCAGGAGATGATGAGCCGCTGTTTATACGCAGCCGAGCGCTTATCGGCACGGAAGGTATCGAGCGGCTCCGCAAGCTGCGGGTGGCGGTATTCGGAATAGGCGGAGTGGGAGGGTATACGGTTGAAGCCCTTGCCCGCGCAGGTGTCGGAACGCTGTACTTAATCGACGGCGACAGGGTCAGCCCTTCAAATCTTAACCGGCAGCTCTACGCGCTCCATTCCACTGTGGGGCAATATAAAACTGCTGCCGCGGCTGCGCGTATCGCCGACATAAACCCTGCCTGTACGGTTCATCAGATTATACGCCATATACTGCCCGATGCGGACGGCTCTCTTTCTTTTTTACCTTTTTTATCGGACATCGATTTTATCGTCGATGCGGTGGACACTATTGCGCTCAAGGCGGCACTGGCAGCTGAGGCGGAAGCGCGCGGCATCCCAATCATAGCGGCGATGGGCTGCGGGAATAAGCTCCGCGCGGATTTGTTTCAATTTGCAGACATTTACGGCACTTCCGTTTGTCCCTTGTGTAAAACCATGCGAGGGCTGCTTAAAAAACGGGGTATAAAAAAACTGCGGGTGCTGTATTCGCAGGAAGTGCCTACAGCCCGCAGCCGTCCGCCAAGCTCGGTTTCGTGGGTGCCTGCCGCCGCCGGTATTTTGCTTGCAGGCGACTTACTCAGTCAAGTGCTGCAATATTAA